The Kaustia mangrovi genome has a segment encoding these proteins:
- a CDS encoding L,D-transpeptidase family protein — protein sequence MSFFTSQERVRGDDLYRSRGRAVRQRTAPQANANVSGIPDVKDYDGYTPEPLVALRDRALESDTELEPLPAAVLDTLRGAQEDVTLRLRKEHRQPVLDFYAERDFAPLWVGDYGLSIRARRLLDMMARADEEGLEADQYLPASLTSFDDDATLIVDDEDALARLDVELTIKALRYAHDASAGRVDPNKLTRYNDLKPRPIDATSALAEFQRTVRPDSYLAALHPTHPAYKAMRAALAELRANLSESAEQAPIPEGRIIRPGMSDPRIAQIRKRLERMKLLQPRIEPSRNPVDYVSAETDDTAMDPDYVSMDPVVEGPAETGGTTYGDTAHSDTAYDDEVVEAVRTFQKHAGIGIDGIIGPRTLAAFNNRSDTSKIEQLVLNMERMRWMPRDFGDRYVLVNQPAFELRVYDDGEVIHTARVVVGKPRNQTPAFSDTIRIVEFNPYWNVPQSIAVNEMLPQLRRDPGYLARQGYQVLNSNGHVINSRAVNWWRMGGRRLPVRIRQPPGRSNALGEVKFLFPNKHAVYLHDTPAKKLFERNARAFSHGCVRVQNAREFADVLLKPEGWTPNRIAQAIGNGRNQSLKLDHKINVHLVYLTAWPDEDGVIRYRNDIYGRDARLERALGTGRVAMR from the coding sequence ATGTCGTTCTTCACCTCCCAGGAACGGGTGCGCGGCGACGACCTCTACCGCTCGCGGGGGCGGGCTGTGCGCCAGCGGACAGCACCGCAGGCCAATGCGAACGTGTCCGGCATTCCCGATGTGAAGGACTATGACGGCTACACGCCCGAGCCGCTCGTCGCCCTGCGCGACCGCGCCCTTGAAAGCGATACCGAGCTCGAGCCCCTGCCGGCCGCCGTCCTGGACACGCTGCGCGGTGCCCAGGAGGATGTGACGCTACGGCTGCGCAAGGAGCACCGCCAGCCGGTTCTCGACTTCTACGCCGAGCGCGACTTCGCGCCGCTCTGGGTGGGCGATTACGGCCTCAGCATCCGGGCCCGCCGGCTTCTGGACATGATGGCCAGGGCCGACGAGGAGGGACTGGAGGCCGATCAGTATCTGCCCGCCTCGCTGACGAGCTTCGACGACGACGCCACGCTCATCGTCGACGACGAGGATGCGCTCGCCCGGCTCGACGTCGAGCTGACTATCAAGGCGCTCAGATATGCACACGACGCCTCCGCCGGCCGCGTGGACCCGAACAAGCTGACCCGGTACAACGACCTCAAGCCGCGACCCATCGATGCAACCTCCGCGCTGGCCGAATTCCAGCGCACCGTGCGTCCCGACAGCTATCTTGCCGCGCTGCATCCGACCCATCCCGCCTACAAGGCGATGAGGGCCGCGCTCGCCGAGCTGCGCGCCAATCTCAGCGAATCCGCCGAGCAGGCCCCCATTCCCGAAGGCCGGATCATCCGGCCGGGCATGAGCGATCCGCGCATCGCGCAGATCCGCAAGCGGCTCGAGCGTATGAAGCTTCTTCAGCCCCGGATCGAACCCTCCCGGAACCCGGTCGACTACGTCTCGGCGGAGACCGACGACACCGCGATGGATCCCGACTACGTCTCCATGGATCCGGTTGTCGAGGGGCCTGCAGAGACCGGCGGCACGACCTATGGCGACACGGCCCATAGCGACACAGCCTATGACGACGAGGTCGTGGAGGCTGTGCGCACCTTCCAGAAGCATGCCGGCATCGGGATCGACGGCATTATCGGGCCGCGCACACTTGCCGCCTTCAACAATCGCAGCGACACCAGCAAGATCGAGCAGCTCGTGCTCAACATGGAGCGCATGCGCTGGATGCCGCGCGATTTCGGCGACCGCTATGTGCTGGTCAACCAGCCGGCCTTCGAGTTGCGCGTCTATGACGATGGCGAGGTGATCCATACCGCGCGCGTCGTGGTCGGCAAACCGCGCAACCAGACGCCCGCCTTCTCCGACACGATCCGGATCGTGGAGTTCAACCCGTACTGGAACGTGCCCCAGTCCATCGCCGTGAACGAGATGCTGCCGCAGCTCAGGCGCGATCCGGGCTATCTGGCGCGACAGGGCTATCAGGTGCTCAACAGCAACGGCCATGTCATCAACAGCCGGGCCGTCAACTGGTGGCGCATGGGCGGCAGGAGGCTGCCGGTCCGCATCCGCCAACCCCCGGGGCGCAGCAACGCGCTGGGCGAGGTGAAGTTCCTCTTCCCGAACAAGCATGCCGTCTATCTGCACGACACACCGGCCAAGAAGCTGTTCGAGCGCAATGCCCGCGCCTTCAGCCATGGCTGCGTGCGTGTCCAGAATGCGCGTGAGTTCGCCGATGTTCTCCTCAAGCCGGAAGGCTGGACGCCCAATCGCATCGCACAGGCCATCGGCAATGGCCGCAACCAGAGCCTCAAGCTCGATCACAAGATCAATGTCCACCTCGTCTATCTGACCGCCTGGCCGGACGAGGACGGCGTGATCCGCTATCGCAACGACATTTACGGGCGCGACGCCCGCCTCGAGCGCGCGCTCGGCACCGGCCGCGTCGCGATGCGCTAG
- a CDS encoding M3 family oligoendopeptidase, giving the protein MVRRLTLHPSAEAGARTVEDKGLGAVPEWSLDDLYSAPDAPELKRDLERIATDTASFAERYRGTVAEIAAGEGGGARLADAIRAYEALEDLFGRVASYAQLHYVGDTTDPARAKFFGDIQDRLTTVSTDLLFFELEINRIDDQVLDAALSDPGLAYYGPWLRDLRKERPYQLDDRLEQLFHEKSVTGRGAWNRLFDETMASLEFTVDGETLSLEPTLSLLLDPREEKRKAASDALAQTLGANLRTFTLVTNTLAKDKEISDRWRGFEDIADSRHLANRVEREVVEALVEAVTQAYPTLSHRYYAMKAKWLGKDRLAHWDRNAPLPDEETRTVAWPDARRIVLDAYGGFSPDMAEIAGRFFDRHWIDAPVRPGKAPGAFAHPTVPSAHPYVLLNYQGRPRDVMTLAHELGHGVHQVLAADQGLLRSQTPLTLAETASVFGEMLTFRALLKETADPAKRKALIASKVEDMLNTVVRQIAFYVFERRVHTERREGELTAERLGEIWMEVQAESLGPAIELKPGYETFWAYIPHFIHSPFYVYAYAFGDCLVNSLYALYEEAHEGFVEKYFDMLRAGGSKHHTELLAPFGLDASDKAFWNKGLSMISRMIDELEAEDRKAGEPE; this is encoded by the coding sequence ATGGTTCGTCGGCTTACGCTTCACCCGTCCGCGGAGGCGGGCGCACGCACGGTTGAGGACAAGGGGCTTGGCGCAGTGCCGGAATGGTCCCTCGACGACCTTTATTCGGCGCCCGACGCGCCGGAGCTCAAGCGCGATCTGGAGCGGATCGCGACGGACACTGCGAGCTTTGCGGAGCGCTATCGCGGCACCGTCGCCGAGATCGCGGCGGGCGAGGGCGGCGGGGCGCGGCTGGCGGATGCGATCCGCGCCTACGAGGCGCTGGAGGATCTGTTCGGGCGCGTCGCCTCCTATGCCCAGCTCCACTATGTCGGTGACACGACCGATCCCGCGCGTGCCAAGTTCTTCGGCGACATCCAGGATCGCCTGACCACGGTCTCGACTGATCTCCTGTTCTTCGAGCTGGAGATCAACCGGATCGACGATCAGGTTCTCGATGCGGCCCTGTCCGATCCCGGCCTCGCCTATTACGGCCCGTGGCTCAGGGATCTGCGCAAGGAGCGACCCTACCAGCTCGACGACAGGCTGGAGCAGCTCTTCCACGAGAAGTCGGTAACCGGGCGGGGCGCCTGGAACCGGCTGTTCGACGAGACCATGGCGAGCCTCGAATTCACCGTCGACGGCGAGACGCTCTCGCTCGAGCCGACGCTGAGCCTGCTGCTCGATCCTCGCGAGGAGAAGCGCAAGGCCGCTTCGGACGCGCTGGCGCAAACGCTCGGCGCCAATCTGCGTACCTTCACCCTCGTCACCAACACGCTGGCCAAGGACAAGGAAATCTCCGACCGCTGGCGCGGGTTCGAGGACATCGCCGATTCTCGCCATCTGGCGAACCGTGTGGAACGCGAGGTGGTCGAGGCGCTGGTGGAGGCGGTCACTCAGGCCTACCCGACGCTGTCCCACCGCTACTATGCCATGAAGGCGAAATGGCTCGGCAAGGACCGGCTCGCCCACTGGGATCGCAACGCGCCCCTGCCGGACGAGGAGACCCGCACCGTCGCCTGGCCCGATGCGCGCCGGATCGTGCTCGACGCCTATGGCGGCTTCTCGCCGGACATGGCGGAGATCGCCGGGCGGTTCTTCGACAGGCACTGGATCGACGCGCCGGTGCGCCCCGGCAAGGCCCCGGGCGCCTTCGCCCATCCCACCGTGCCGAGCGCGCACCCTTATGTGCTGCTCAACTATCAGGGCCGTCCGCGCGACGTGATGACGCTCGCCCACGAGCTCGGCCATGGCGTGCATCAGGTGCTGGCCGCCGATCAGGGGCTCCTGCGTTCCCAGACGCCGCTGACGCTCGCGGAGACGGCGAGCGTGTTTGGCGAGATGCTGACCTTCCGCGCGCTGCTCAAGGAAACGGCGGATCCGGCGAAGCGCAAGGCGCTGATCGCCTCGAAGGTGGAGGACATGCTGAACACGGTGGTCCGCCAGATCGCCTTCTATGTCTTCGAGCGCCGCGTGCACACCGAACGGCGCGAGGGCGAGCTGACGGCGGAGCGGCTCGGCGAGATCTGGATGGAGGTGCAGGCGGAGAGCCTCGGGCCGGCCATCGAGCTCAAGCCGGGCTACGAGACCTTCTGGGCCTATATTCCGCACTTCATCCACTCGCCCTTCTACGTTTACGCCTATGCTTTCGGCGACTGCCTGGTGAACTCGCTCTACGCGCTCTACGAGGAAGCGCATGAGGGGTTCGTGGAGAAGTATTTCGACATGCTGAGGGCTGGCGGCTCCAAGCACCACACCGAGCTTCTCGCCCCCTTCGGCCTCGACGCCTCCGACAAGGCCTTCTGGAACAAGGGCCTGTCGATGATCTCGCGCATGATCGACGAGCTGGAGGCGGAGGACCGGAAGGCGGGCGAGCCGGAATGA
- a CDS encoding sigma-54-dependent transcriptional regulator, translating into MAQVILIVDDDPAQRRILESMIRRFGYETLAGDSGQSAIDILAGPQGKDVALLILDLEMPDIDGMEVLAYLSAHRKELPVIIQTVHGSIETVVKAMRAGADDFVAKPVNPERVKVSIQNLMRVNALSEEVKRLNHKASGEFSFEDLIAESPAMTNVVRLGRRAAQSNIPILIEGESGVGKEMIARAIQGESERRGKPFVTVNCGAIPENLVESILFGHEKGSFTGATARHTGKFVEANGGTLFLDEVGELPAEAQVKLLRALQDGEVDPIGARRPVKVNIRLISATNRDMIEMVKAGTFREDLYYRLNVFPITVPPLRERTEGIPALVNHFVTRFAAEEGRKIKGIEANALELLRHYSWPGNVRQLENTVFRAIVLCEGDVLTVDDFPQIAAQVDGFEARVPPAPSAATSASGRDGITVFASGAPAGDSPLVGNGQPLGIPAVTEGGHIRTLEEVEADMIRLALERYHGHMSEVARKLGIGRSTLYRKVRDLGLEAKM; encoded by the coding sequence ATGGCGCAGGTGATACTCATCGTCGATGACGATCCCGCGCAGCGGCGCATCCTTGAAAGCATGATTCGCCGCTTCGGATACGAAACCCTCGCCGGCGACAGCGGGCAGTCCGCGATCGATATCCTGGCGGGGCCGCAGGGCAAGGATGTCGCCCTGCTCATTCTCGACCTCGAAATGCCGGATATAGACGGCATGGAGGTGCTGGCCTATCTGAGCGCGCACCGCAAGGAGCTACCGGTCATCATCCAGACGGTCCATGGCAGCATCGAGACCGTAGTGAAGGCCATGCGGGCGGGCGCGGACGATTTCGTCGCCAAGCCCGTGAACCCCGAGCGGGTCAAGGTGTCGATCCAGAACCTCATGCGCGTCAATGCCCTGTCGGAGGAGGTCAAGCGGCTCAACCACAAGGCGTCCGGCGAGTTCAGCTTCGAGGACCTGATCGCGGAAAGCCCGGCCATGACCAATGTCGTCCGGCTCGGCCGGCGCGCCGCGCAGTCCAACATCCCGATCCTGATCGAGGGCGAGAGCGGCGTCGGCAAGGAGATGATCGCGCGCGCAATCCAGGGCGAGAGCGAGCGGCGCGGCAAGCCGTTCGTGACCGTCAATTGCGGGGCGATCCCGGAAAACCTGGTCGAGAGCATCCTGTTCGGCCACGAGAAGGGCTCCTTCACGGGCGCGACCGCCAGACACACGGGCAAGTTCGTGGAGGCCAATGGCGGCACGCTGTTCCTCGACGAGGTCGGCGAGCTGCCGGCGGAGGCGCAGGTGAAGCTCTTGCGCGCGCTGCAGGACGGCGAGGTCGACCCCATCGGCGCGCGCCGGCCGGTGAAGGTCAATATCAGGCTGATCTCGGCGACCAATCGCGACATGATCGAAATGGTGAAGGCCGGCACGTTCCGCGAGGATCTCTATTACCGCCTCAACGTCTTCCCGATCACCGTGCCGCCGTTGCGCGAGCGCACTGAGGGCATTCCCGCGCTCGTCAATCATTTCGTCACACGCTTTGCCGCCGAGGAAGGCCGCAAGATCAAGGGGATCGAGGCCAACGCCCTGGAGCTGCTCCGGCACTATTCCTGGCCCGGCAATGTCCGCCAGCTCGAGAACACGGTGTTCCGCGCCATCGTCCTGTGCGAGGGCGACGTGCTGACGGTCGACGACTTTCCCCAGATCGCCGCGCAAGTCGACGGGTTCGAGGCGCGGGTGCCTCCGGCACCGTCGGCGGCTACCTCGGCCTCCGGCCGCGACGGCATCACCGTCTTCGCCAGCGGCGCCCCGGCCGGCGATTCCCCCCTGGTGGGCAATGGCCAGCCGCTCGGCATCCCCGCGGTGACGGAGGGTGGTCATATCCGCACGCTGGAAGAGGTCGAGGCCGACATGATCAGACTCGCACTGGAGCGTTATCACGGACATATGTCCGAAGTGGCCCGCAAGCTCGGCATCGGACGATCCACACTCTACCGGAAGGTGCGCGATCTCGGGCTTGAGGCGAAAATGTAA